CCACAGCCATCTTGTGGGCCTCAGGATGGCAGTGGTTCTGAATCCAGAGGGAGCGATGGAGGGAGCGTGCCCAGAGTTCTACCTTTGAAGACTAGCCTCACTTCAAGTTCTCAAGAGGACAGCAACCAGGAGGATGAAGGCCAAGACAGCTTTCCAAGATGGCCTGACTCTGGCTCCAGCTCTGAAGAGGAGTGCACCACTAGCTATTTAACACTATGCAATGAATATGGGCGGGAAAAGATCGACCCAGGGTCCTTGAATGAAGAGCCATTCATGAAGCCTGAAGGGGGTGATGTTGGTCCTGGAGTTGTTGAGCATTTCCCAATAGCCCTTGCTGCTGACAGTGACAGCCTTAGCACACAAGTGAAATTCTTTCCCGGAGATGACCCAGAAGCAGTTCGTTGTCTAGGAACCTCTGATTCCCTTACTCGGTCGAAAAACAGTCCCATGGAATTCTTTAGGATAGACAGTAAGGACAGCGCCAGTGAACTTCTGGGGCTTGATTTGGGAGAAAAGCTGTGCAGTCTAAAGTCAGAGCCTTTGAAGCCATTCTTTCTGCTTGAAGATGGAGACAGCCCTTGCAGGAGTTTTGATACCAGTGAAAGCAagggagaatctgaagctcaggACACCATTAGCAGGGGCTCAGATGACTCAGTCCCAGTTATTTCATTTAAAGATGCTGCGTTTGAGGATGTGGGTGGTGCTGAAGAAGGCAGGCCTGATCTTCTGGTAAATCTACCTGGTGAATTGGAGGCAACAGAAGAAGCTTCAGCAGTGGGACCCACCACCTTTTCACAGACCATTGCAGGCAGAATAGAAAGTAAACTGTTGGAAGCCCCCGACGTGCTATGCCTCAGGCTGAGCCCTGAACCATGCCAGGCCCCAGAGGAGCCGAGTGACTCTCTGGGGCCCCAGTGCTGTGGCATCCAGAGGCGCCATGAGCAGGAGGATCTTGGAGTGTTATTCCAGGCAGCTGCTGATCATAGTGGCTCAGGAGGCACATCTTTGCTCTGCAGCTCTGGTCCTGAGTTTCAAGGACTTGGAGCAATGGGGATGGCAGTAACTGCAGATGATGCAGGGGAGAGCTTATTTCGTATTTCTAGTCGGCTCTCAGGGGCTGATGAACACGGCACAAGCATGGACACTCCCCACGTGGAGGAAGTGCTTCTGCCCACAGGTCACATGGATGATCTGGCTAGAGGCACTCCGGCTTCTTTATTCCAGAGAGACTCTGAGACGAAGGAACAAAGTGGGTTAGCAGTAGCAGGAGACAAGGAAATCCATCAGATTTTTGAGGACCTTGATAAAAAATTAGCACTAAGCTCCAGGTTTTACATCCCAGAGGGCTGCATTCAAAGATGGGCAGCTGAGATGGTAGTAGCCCTTGATGCTTTGCATAGAGAGGGGATTGTGTGCCGCGATTTGAACCCAAACAACATCTTATTGAATGATAGAGGACACATTCAGCTAACGTATTTTAGCAGGTGGAGTGAGGTTGAAGATTCCTGTGACAGTGACGCCATGGCAAGAATGTACTGTGCCCCAGAGGTTGGAGCAATCACAGAAGAAACTGAAGCCTGTGATTGGTGGAGTTTGGGCGCTGTCCTCTTTGAACTTCTCACTGGCAAGACTTTGGTTGAGTGCCATCCAGCAGGAATAAATACACACACTACTTTGAACATGCCAGAATGTGTTTCTGAAGAGGCTCGCTCACTCATTCAACAGCTCTTGCAGTTCAACCCCCTGGAACGCCTGGGTGCTGGAGTGGCCGGAGTTGAAGATATCAAATCTCATCCATTTTTCACCCCAGTGGATTGGGCAGAATTGACAAGGTGAAGACCACGTGGCGTGGTAACAGCTCACATACGCAGATCTCCTGTAATCAGCATTTCTGGCAGAAGGGTCGTGGCCTCCTTTACAGTGTGCCGCAGCCAGAGAACAAGGACTTTGGAGGGAATGAGGAGGCTAAAAGATCTGTCCACAGTTACTGTCTGGACAAGACATTAGCTCGTGTTGCTAGCAGCTGTTATATCTATACCTTTACCAAGGTGTGACTGAATTTACATCTAGGGACACAGGTATATTGCAAACCCACCTGAAATAGGACTGCCCTTCAAGATGACCTCTGCTAGGAAGTGTCGAAGGAAGTTCCACTTGGGAGGAAGACTTTTCCAAGGCAGCTAACCATGTTTCTGCTAACCCAGGCTGGTTGATATGATCACTTTATTGTTTGCCAAATAACACTTAAAGTGATTTGTGAACAGTGTCACCTACAGGTCGGCAAAAAGAGAAGTACAGAATGCTTGGAAGGAACCCACGCCACGAGCACTTTTGAATGGGACCCCGGTGGTGTGGGAGAGCACGCCGTGCTGCCTCCTGTAACCGCGGGCCACTGCTACCGCGGCTTGGCCGCCCTTCTTCCCGCCCTGCCTTTGTTGGCCGCTCTCCACCTTTGGCTACTTCTCTCAAGTTTTCTTTTGCACTCCTGTTCACACACATGCGATGAAAAAGGGAAGGGGTATTTATTCCCCCCAAATTGTCAGCTTTACAAGGACTAAGaaatcatgaaaaaataaattggtaaaattaaaaaaaaaaaaaaaaaaaagaagcaatggtgttagctcttccttaaaagtctggtaaaattcagcagtgaatccgtcccggcctgggctttttttagttgggagattattgataactgttcggatctccatgtttgttagaggtctatttaagtgattaatctcattttgatttaatttgggtaggtcatatagatcaagaaatcatccatttctttcagattttcatactttgtggagtatatgcttttatagtatgtccctatgattttttgaatttctctggaatctgttgtgatgttaccttgttcatctctgattttattaatttgtgtctcttctctctttcttttggtcagatttgctaagggtttatcaatcttgtttatcctttcaaagaaccaactctttgtttcattaattctttggattgttctttttgtttctatttcattaatttctgccctaatctttattatttcttcccgtctactgatttttggtttgccttgttcttctttttccaagacttaaggtgaagcattaggtcgtttacttgtgacctttctaatttcttaatataggcacttaaggctataaatttacctcttagaactgccttcactgtgtcccagagattttcgtgttttattctcattatcatttgactctataaattttttgatttcctttttgatttcttcattgacccattcatcatttagtagtgtattgtttagtttccatgattttgtgtatgctctatagcctttcttgctactgatttgtagtttaattccattgtggtcagatagaatgcaaggaattatttcaattttcctgaatttgttaagatttgctttgtgtcctaatatatggtctattttagagaatgttccatgtgctgctgaaaagaatgtatattctgcagcctttggatgaaatgtcctgtatatatctgttaagtccattccttctatgacctcatttagtccagatgcctctctgtttattctttcccgggatgacctgtcaattgatgagagtggggtgttaaagtcacccaccaccactgtgtttggtgttatctgtgaccttagttctaatagtgtttgtttgacgaatttgggagcccccatgttaggtgcatatatgtttaggattgtaatgtcctcctgttggagtgtgcccttaatcaatataaagtgaccttccttatctttcttgactaacgtcggactaaagtctaccctgtctgatattaggatagcaagccctgcttgttttctaggcccatttgcttgaaacaccatcttctaacctttcaccctaagataatatctatcctttgtagaaaggcgagtttcttggagacaacaaattataggatcctgctttttaacccagtctgcaaatctatgtcttttcgttggggcattgaggccgttgatattaagagatattattgaaaggtgtgtatttttgtttgcaatttttgtgtgtgtgtatgtgtttctggttctacctgcgctctcttctgttaactagtatttgagtattgcttgttttttctaggttgcttatatgtgtgcttttccttttcttcagcatggaggattctatcaagtattttctgtagagctggtattgtcttcaaatactcctttaacctgcttttgtcatggaatgtgtttatttctccatttatttgaatggataactttgcaggacaaagtaaccttggttgacagttgttatctttcagaagttagaatatatcactccaagcccatctggctttaaaagtttgtgttgaataatctgctgtattcctgatgggcttgcttttgtaggtaacttgatttttctctctaactgctttcaatattttttctttggtttgtgtgtttggaagtttgattataatgtggctaggagaggttctttctgggttttgtctggctggggttctaaaggcttcctgtatctgcattggcacctctttcccaattttggggaaattttcttctatgattttgttgaagacgcctactatgcctctggagtggagttcttctccttctactatgccctgaattcttatattggatcatttcatagtgtcccgaatatcttgaaattcccactcatacttttctataagtttgtctttctctttgttggactgcattaggtctgccacctggtcttctagcttagatattctgtcctctccctcatccatccaactggtgagactttctacagagtttttcatttcatttactgtgttcttcattgctagtaattctgactggtttttctttactatttctatttccttatttatgtcttgtattgccttctttatttcatgaaattggtgtcctgcatcttctttgattcctttgatttcctctttaagttcctctttgactcctttgatttgttctctgacttctttgaacatatttccaATCATaattttgaactctttctcaggcatttcctctaactctttctcactggaggacatttctgatgcattaatacttttaggtgggtttataacgtcttgctttttagtgtttcttgtgttataatgtatatatttttgcatcttggattaagttaatgcttggattttctagctagctgtgtattcttatcTGTATCAATAGATTTgatgaaatatattttcagagtaggaccttaaggtgttaggtgtggctcttaagactctcagagtatctacaaagatgttcttaggggttgagtttccctgctataggagtattcaagcaggctgaatggaataaaatacaggtagattctaaaattaaactaaacactgtacacattcaatcaaaaacagccccaagtatgtatgcaagagtagtttttATAacggccagatcctctatcaacaaagaggttaagatttctggtctgttgagggatccaagtcagcttgcgaccaagtgagacccttccctggtgcaatcccagttaccttggatgattttagtctcagtcaagttgctgcctgggccgtcgggctgctgttctgatttctggagctgggcacttgcttttcctgcggtgcaaactgagcctggcaagtgtggccctgcagatcagcacccctgctgctggaactgctgctgctcaagctgcgcctgctgggactgtagccactgctgctgaaggtgttgctgctggacccaccgctgctgctgcctctgctgctactgtagctgccactgctggagccaccactgctgctgaagctgctgctgctttgtccactgccgctgctccccctgaagctgctgctgctgagtctgccgctgctgccactcctgggtctgctgctgctggggccactgttaccagtgctggagccgctgatgttgctgccgaactctgctcctgcttgggtcccgctgttggcgtggctgggtcctgggacgctgctctgt
This window of the Jaculus jaculus isolate mJacJac1 unplaced genomic scaffold, mJacJac1.mat.Y.cur mat_scaffold_178_1_24972_arrow_ctg1, whole genome shotgun sequence genome carries:
- the LOC123457261 gene encoding ribosomal protein S6 kinase delta-1-like, with translation MRAESVSSLHCKPQPEDASQPLGSLSSRPSWNLRSPAEVLKAFRVLGVIDKVLLVMDTRTEQTFILKRLRRSSEFSRSRKTIIPRCVPNMVCLHKYIISEESVFLVLQLAEGGKLWSYISKFLNRCSEESFDIKEMKKSAPGNVAPPQPSCGPQDGSGSESRGSDGGSVPRVLPLKTSLTSSSQEDSNQEDEGQDSFPRWPDSGSSSEEECTTSYLTLCNEYGREKIDPGSLNEEPFMKPEGGDVGPGVVEHFPIALAADSDSLSTQVKFFPGDDPEAVRCLGTSDSLTRSKNSPMEFFRIDSKDSASELLGLDLGEKLCSLKSEPLKPFFLLEDGDSPCRSFDTSESKGESEAQDTISRGSDDSVPVISFKDAAFEDVGGAEEGRPDLLVNLPGELEATEEASAVGPTTFSQTIAGRIESKLLEAPDVLCLRLSPEPCQAPEEPSDSLGPQCCGIQRRHEQEDLGVLFQAAADHSGSGGTSLLCSSGPEFQGLGAMGMAVTADDAGESLFRISSRLSGADEHGTSMDTPHVEEVLLPTGHMDDLARGTPASLFQRDSETKEQSGLAVAGDKEIHQIFEDLDKKLALSSRFYIPEGCIQRWAAEMVVALDALHREGIVCRDLNPNNILLNDRGHIQLTYFSRWSEVEDSCDSDAMARMYCAPEVGAITEETEACDWWSLGAVLFELLTGKTLVECHPAGINTHTTLNMPECVSEEARSLIQQLLQFNPLERLGAGVAGVEDIKSHPFFTPVDWAELTR